Within the Echinicola sp. 20G genome, the region TGTTCATAACTGTTACTGCCCCAGATCCTTTGACAGGATTTCTTCCTACTAAGCCCAGAAGTGGGACTGGTAACTGATCTTCCAATTCTTTAGGGCCTTCTATCTTATTGTTTAAAAAGCTTCTGACGAATATGATACAAACGGGGAAGAGTATCCCCAGAAAAAGACCTATGACCAAATTGATTTTGGTTTTTGGCGCTATCGGTTTCTCTGCTGCCCTTGCCTTATCCAAAATTGAATTTTTTGGAGTATTGGAAGCCAAAATGATTTGTGACTCTGCCCTTTTTTGTAGCAAATAGAGGTAGATGTTTTCATTGACTGAAAACTTTCTCTGGATTCCCAAAAGATTTCTTTCAGTTTCAGGTAAAGAGTTGATTTCACGTTCGACTTTATCGATCCGGCTTTGGATTTCATCCAAAGAGTTCTCTGTATTGTGAATGGCTGATTTGGTATTTTCCAACACCGACTTCTGGGTACTGGCTATCTGACTTTTGATCTGCATTATGGCAGGTGTATCTTTAGAGTAATTGGCCTCTAGCCTCACTCTTTCTGTCTGCAACTCAGAAAGCTTAATTACCAAAGAATTCAAAAGTGGATCTGAGTTGCCCACTATTGAAGGAGCTACCAATCCCTCCGGGTTATCACCCGTCAAATATTCCTGTAGCGTTTCATAATAATTAAGCTGTAATTCGATTTCACTGCGCTTCTTTTCATAATCCTGAAGTCGCTCAAAAATCATTACCCCTTCTTCACTAAGATTAAACACTTGGTTTTGACTTCGGTATTCCTGAAGTCTGTTTTCAAAGTAAGTCAGTGAATCGGTGATACCATTTAATTGACTGTCAATAAACTTCAGTGTATTGGCTGTTGCTTTGTTTTTTTCCCTTAACTCTCGCTGCAGGTACAGCTCCATCAACTTATCAATGTAATCCTCACCAAGCTTTCTCACAGGTGTCTCCAGGCTAATCTGAAGGATACTTGCCATTTTGTTTGTGGGGGCCACATTGATGTTTTTCTGAACTTTTAGTACTTGGGAATGCGTATCAGAAAACTTAAAAAATATCTCGTCCCCCACTTCAGCAGACAAATCATTGACTTTGAACCCAAAGCATGGGCCACTGATGGTTTGACCGAAACGGTGCTTGCCCTCGATTCCAGAAAGTGGCTCTTCTACTTCAGCTTTAAAATAAGGGTCATTTGGGTTGTAGATCAAAAAACCTTCATCTTCTATGCTCAGTTCAAATTCTTTCTCACTGATAACCTCTATTCTAAACATTCCCCCCACAAGTTGCCGTGTTTCCCAGTCGGCAATGATGTCAAAAGGAACATTCCCATATCTAGGTAATTTTCTCAGGATTCCCTCTTCATAATAATTTGTATTGAGCTGCAAAGCTTCCACCACCTGCTCTGTAAGGGCATAAGAAGTCAATATGCCAATCTCATTCTCAATATTGTTTTTAGGTTGTAAAATACCTGCACTTTCGAAAATATCGGTTCCTAATGATTGTGACTCATCATCAACCAGAACTGACCCGGTTATTTTATAAACGGGCATCATCATTTTACTGACCAGATAGGCAATAATCAAAGCGGTAACAGCACAAGCCAGAATAACCCGCCAATGGCGTAAATAGCCAAGAAGCATTGTTTTCACATCTACTTCCTCTTCCTGTGTAAGCTCCGGTAGTTGGTTTATGGACGTATTTTTCGCTTTCATAATCACGGGTTAATTAAATAGATTAAGCACTAAAGCAACAGCCGTAATGGAGGTGGTTATTAGGGTTAAAGTCTGTGTAGCATTGACTCCTGACCCCAGTTCCCGAACTTTCATAGGTTCAGCATATAGCTGATCGTTTGGCTGAATGAAATAAAATGGTGATTCAATAAGGTGTCTGTCTGTCAGATTAATTCTGTGAAGCTTGCTCCCTTCAGGATATTGCCTGATCAGTAGTACTTCATTTCTTTTGGCCACAGTACTCAAGTCTCCAGCTTGGGCAATGGCTTCCAAAATGGTCATCCTATCCTGAAGTACAACGTATTTCCCTGGATGCCTAAATTCTCCGATGGCAGAAAACCTAATTCCACCCAGCTTGACCCGTACATAAAACTCACCGGATAAATAATCTTTCAATTTTACCTCCAGCTTCTTCCTCACATCTTCCACGGTAAGGTTCATCACGTTGACTTCCCCAACGATGGGAATCCTTACATTACCATTTACATCCACAGAATATCCTGACATATAATAAACATCCCCTCCCGAGGAGGCGATCTGCCCCATCATCATGCTACTTTGGGAGCTTGATGCGCTGTTATTGAATCCTGACTCAATAATATCATCTGGGGTCATTACTTGGATATCAATGATATCATTGTATTGTAGTCTGTACTCAGGTTGTTCGTACCGGATCATTGATTCTTCAGGGATGGCTTCATTTCCCTCCAGGTTCTGCAGGTAGATTAACTTCTTATTGGGAACACATGAAAATGCGGCCAAGCAAAAAATCAGTACTGAAAGCACAGTATTTAATCTAATGATTCTATTCATGGTAGTTGGTAAACTTAATAGGTTGATAAAGTTATGATCATGGTTACTTTTCAAATCTCCTTGTCAGTAGTGGGCTTGGTGCTGGTCACCCAATGGTGAAACTGCCAAAGAAAATGTCAAGTGGTGATCGTTTTGGGCTCGTTTGTATTAGAAAATTGGAACTAAAGATTCAAAAAGGGAAATTTTAAAAAGCATATGTTTTGTTTTGTAAATCAAAGGTATTTGACATTACAATTGGTATTTCCGACAATCTCCATAGAACCTCAAAAGCAAAAAACAGGGGACAAAACCATTATTTTTCTAAAAAAATCGTCAACATTAACTCTTGCTTGAGAAAAAAGACTTCAAAATTATTCTTTGTTTACAAAAACAATCAAATTAAAACGGATCAATTAATAATGAAATGTATTTTTTAACAATTCCACACTTCAAAAAGGCTTTAATTGAATAAAACACAAAGAGACACCCTTTCAGGTGTCTCTTTGTGTTTTTACAGGAAACTTATTATTAGCTTATCTTAACTTAGGCGCTTCCAAATACTCTGTCTTGCTACCATACGGCAATGTAACAGTAAACATAGTTCCATCTTTTTCACAACTTGTAAAGCCAATTTCTCCCCCCAGTCTATCCACAAACTCCTTTACAATATTCAGTCCCAATCCAGCCCCTCTAATATTGGAAGCATTTTTACCTCTAAAAAACGAACCAAAAATATACTTTTGGTCTTCTAAAGGAATTCCAATCCCAAAGTCACGTACCTCTATTTTGAATACCTCTTCCTCATATTTTAAACCCAATATGGGCCTTTCTGCTGTACTTTTGGAGTATTTAATGGCGTTTTCCAAAATATTCTTGACAATATATCCTAACCAAACAGGATCCGAATAAACTTGTCTTTCCTGAAGAGGAAAGTCCAAAACGATGTTAGCTTCATTATCCTCTAACTTAAAGTCATTTTCAATAATTTCCTTTAAGTAGGCTATAATATCAATATGTTCCTTTTTTATTTGGTCCTTCCCTGCTGTGTTCTTTTCTAAAATCAAAATATCATTGATTAACCTCATGAGTCGATTAATCTGATTGCTCATTTTCTGGGTATGGTTTTTCATTTTGTGCTTGATAGGCTCATCATCTTTAAAGCCATCAATCAATACCCCCATAAGCTCTGCACTGCTCAGCAAAGTGGTTAAAGGAGTCCTAAGTTCATGAGATGTCATTCTTATAAACCGAGATTTGAGCTGACTGAGCTCCCTTTCTTTATGCAAGTTTTTTCGTAAGGACATGAGGGCTGTTTCCCTTTCAGTAACATTTCTAAATGTTCCTAGAAAACCTACCATAGTTCCTGCATACCCCATATCTTTCAACAAAAACTCAAGAATAACTGTCCTCCTTCCATCTTTGTGCTTCACCTTTAGTACCTTTTCTGTCCCTACTTCTTGAAACACCTCCTTTTCGAAGTCAAAAAACTCCCATAACATCCTCCCCACGATATCATCAGGTTGGTACCCTATTACTTTCTCCACCGATGGCGACACATAGGTTACTTTTAAATCCGGAGAACATAGCATCAATATGTCCCCTGTATTTTCAGATAATATTTCATACATTGTTTCAGACTCCTCCCTCAAAAGGTCTGACTTGTACCTTTGTCGCGTATACCTGATGGCTTTGATAAAACTACCATAACCTTCGATAATTGGTTGGAGAAAAGTTACATCTTCCAAGTCATAAGGTTCTTTTCTATTGGCAAAGCCCATCAGTCCTACCATCTCCCCCTCCTTATATACAGGAATGCCCATAAACCTATTCATGTAAATATGTCCCATGGGAATTCCTCCACTTCGAGGATCTTTCTTTACTTCATTGGCAATTACATTCTCCCCAGTTTTAAGACATTCCCCAAAAAGTGTATCCAAATTTCTAAAATCCAATCCGCGATGATATTTGTTTCCGAACTTTTTGAGCATCTCATTTGACCAAGCAATTTCAGAAACAACATGGGTCTTTAAATATGGATCTCCATTTTCATCCTTAAATACCTCCCCAATAAAACCATACTCACTTCCAGTGATCTTAACTATGGCATCCAAAAGCTTCCTTAAGGTATTGTGGAAATTATCCTTTACAAAGAAACTAATTTGAGTTTCATTGACCGCTTTAAGCAATTGGTTAAGTTTTACAGCCTTTTTTTCAATATCCTTTCTCTTTTGAATGTCATGAACAGTTACCACCACACCTTTTACACCTCGAATATCCAAATGGCCCGCGTAGAGGCTGCACCACCTAAAACGCTCATCTCTTTCGTTCCAGATTCTTGCCTCCAAATTTTTGACATCTCTCTGGTGACTTACCAATTCATAAAAACTGTGAGCCTTATCTGGAAGATGAACCAAATCATTGATCTGCTTACCGCCGGCATCTCCTTTCAGCGTATAGGCTTCTAAAAAGCCATGGTTTGCATACACCACTTTTTGGCTTTCATGAGAAAACCAAAATGATGGGGATGGGAATCCGTTGAGTAAATCCTCTCCATCTTTAGCCGGACACACCTCATCTGAAACATGGTTTGGCTTTTTTTCTTCAAAGTTCTTTTCTTGAATGAGGGTTTTTCTTCTGGAAATAGCATGTAATAGAATTTTTAAACCTGCTACTTCTTCCAAACTAAAACTTCCATTCTCCTCCAACCTTCCCATCACAAGCCAACCATCGATATTCTCTAACTTTAAAGAAAATATCAATAAGGAGTTAAGCTGCTTTTCACCTATATGCAATTTCAAACCTGAACGGTATAATTGATCCAGAGAAGTATTTAAATGATCCTCTTTACCCATAAGATCAGTGAGTAAATTATGGTCCGTGATTATTTCTTGAATACTATCCTCATCTAAGAAATGAGCTATCTTTTCCGATTTTTCTGCTCCATCGGAAAATTCTTTTCTAACTAAAAAGATGTTATCAGCGACCTTGCTTTGGATCAACTTGGAGATAATATCACTGAACCCAAGCGATTGATTGGATTCATAATATTGGTGTAATATTTTGGAAACTAATTCAAAAATTCTGTTGCTATTCACTTCGGGTAACTTTTCGAATTCAACATTTTAAGTAAGAGTATTGAGAAATTGTGTTTCACAAACTATCTTAATTACTAATATAACTGGAAAATTAAAGTTTACACTTTAAATGTATCAACACATATTATATCTGCGGTAATTTCAAATGACTATACCTGTTTCTACAAGCTAACCTATATCCACATTCCATTGATATCTACCTTTAAGTACTTCATCTACAAATAACTATCCTGTCATCATTAATTTTACTATCCACACCCTAAAGTAAGGATTTTGCCCATATTTTTTAACTTCTTGTTTTCCTGAAAGTCTTCACCATTTTTACCCCGTCCAATAAGGGAACAAATATTGCAGTTCATCTATAAATCAGAACTATTCACTGACAATAATCTATAAAACACACCCATTTATTACCAATATTTTAACTCAAAAAATAAAATGCAGAAAGGAGTACCATTAATTTACATTTAACCACATAATATTTACGAATAATCACATTTTTAAATATTATCGCTTTATTTCATAATAACTATTAAATAACATTTAATATTTAACTATTAGAGAGCCACACTATGAACACCATAACCAACTATGCAATACACCTTTTTAGGGACTATTTTATTAAAAACACCCTCTCTATTTCTTAACAGAGATGGTACAACCGCACTACAAAAATTGTGGAAAAAATACTCACATTGAGGACTGTTTCATACCCAATTTTGACCCGGGCCTATTTTTAAATTTAAATATGCTCAACAATCCACTAAAAATCAGCAATTCACCCAAATAGTATTACCTGACTGATTATCGGCACATCATACCGATGTTAATTTTGAACCAACTGAATGATCCACAGATGCTGTTGGAAAGGGATAACCATTTGCTAGTCAGATGGAGTACATGTGCCCTTTGGCTAAATGGATCGAGCACCACACTATTTCACCACCATCACTATGAAGAAAATTTTAATAGTAGAAGACGAATTAGACCTAGCTGAAAACTTGGAAGAAATCCTTTCGGTAATCGGGTATAAAGTTTCAGCCATTATATCTGATGGAGATATGGTACTTGATTATTTGAAACGCTCCCAACCTGACCTCATCCTCATGGATGTTTTGATAGATGGAGAAATCGACGGAATTGACCTGGCAAAAAAAATCAAAGAGACTACACAAATACCTATCATATTTTTAACAGCCTATTCAGACAAAATGATCTTAGACAGGATATCCAAGGTCATTTATGAGGGTTATTTATTAAAACCTTTTCATATTGAGACCTTAAAAACATGCCTCTACCTTGCCTTTAAAAATGTAGAAACCCCCAGTCTCAAACCCAAACAGCACACACTGAAAATTAGAGACAAAGGCTTTATGGTTCCAGTCCCTGTAGAAGAAATCACCTTTCTTGAAGCTGATGGCTTATATACCAAAGTACATACTGTATCGAAACCTTACACGATAAGAGATATTTTGAAAGACGTTACTGAAAAGCTACCTCATGATTCTTTCTTGAGAATCCATAAATCATTTACCATTAACATTAACCATATCCATTCCTTTAACGCAAAGGAACTAACCGTAGGCCAACACATCATCCCCATGAGAAGAGGGTTTCTTAAAAAGCTAAAGGGAATCTTAGAAGATCGAAAAATCCTTTCGGTAAATTAAAAGGACAGCGGGATCAATAAAAGTTTTATTGATCCCGCTGTCCTTTATGATACTATACCTATTTATCACGAGTGAGTGCATTCGCCATTTTGAAATAGTCCTTATACCACTCCACAAACTTTTCCACCCCATGTCTCAAAGGAGTATTAGGGGAATAACCTGTATCAGAGGTTAAATCCGAGACATCTGCATAGGTAGAGACTACATCTCCAGCCTGCATTGGCATCATGACTTTATCAGCTTTTTTACCCATCGCTATCTCCAACTCGGTAATGTAATCCATCAAACGGACTGGTTTAGAGTTACCAATATTATAAACCTTATAAGGCGCATAAGAGCAACTGGTTTTTGGCTCCTTGTCCCATTCTGGACTCCCTTGTGAAGGCTGGTCAGCCACTCTAATAACCCCCTCCACTATATCGTCTACATAGGTAAAATCGCGCTCCATTTTTCCATGATTAAAGACTTTGATGGGCTGCCCCTTCTTGATCGCATCAGCAAAGAGAAACATGGCCATATCAGGTCTTCCCCACGGCCCATAAACGGTAAAAAACCTCAGCCCTGTAGTGGGAATGTGAAACAAATGGCTATAGGTGTGGGCCATCAGTTCATTGGATTTTTTGGTGGCCGCATACAAGCTTACCGGATGATCAACAGCATGCTCTGTCGAAAAAGGCATTGCTTTGTTCGCCCCATAGACGGAACTAGAGGAGGCATAAACCAAATGCTTTACGGGATAATGCCGACACCCCTCCAGTACATTCAAAAAACCTTGAATATTAGCCTGAATATAAGCATCAGGGCATTCTAAAGAATACCTCACCCCTGCTTGTGCGGCTAAATGAATTACTACATCCACTGAGGATTCCTCCATCAAGCTCATAAAAGCTTCCTTTTTCGAAAGGTCTAATTTTACAAAAGTATATAATGGACAAGTAGTAGATTGAACCTTTTTCTCCCACGCAAGTGCTTCAATAGGT harbors:
- a CDS encoding polysaccharide biosynthesis tyrosine autokinase; protein product: MKAKNTSINQLPELTQEEEVDVKTMLLGYLRHWRVILACAVTALIIAYLVSKMMMPVYKITGSVLVDDESQSLGTDIFESAGILQPKNNIENEIGILTSYALTEQVVEALQLNTNYYEEGILRKLPRYGNVPFDIIADWETRQLVGGMFRIEVISEKEFELSIEDEGFLIYNPNDPYFKAEVEEPLSGIEGKHRFGQTISGPCFGFKVNDLSAEVGDEIFFKFSDTHSQVLKVQKNINVAPTNKMASILQISLETPVRKLGEDYIDKLMELYLQRELREKNKATANTLKFIDSQLNGITDSLTYFENRLQEYRSQNQVFNLSEEGVMIFERLQDYEKKRSEIELQLNYYETLQEYLTGDNPEGLVAPSIVGNSDPLLNSLVIKLSELQTERVRLEANYSKDTPAIMQIKSQIASTQKSVLENTKSAIHNTENSLDEIQSRIDKVEREINSLPETERNLLGIQRKFSVNENIYLYLLQKRAESQIILASNTPKNSILDKARAAEKPIAPKTKINLVIGLFLGILFPVCIIFVRSFLNNKIEGPKELEDQLPVPLLGLVGRNPVKGSGAVTVMNKPKSAISESFRSLRADMTFLSPGTDKLSILFTSSISGEGKTFCSINMASVYALMGKKTVLVGLDLRKPKIAEEFGLINDRGVSTCLSMGKPWKEVVKPSGYDNLDIILSGPIPPNPAELLAQGYFKEMIKDIKTHYDVVILDCAPVGLVSETKELFALADINIFVFRQNYSPKANIKLLKALVEKGGVEKIYSLLNDVHLDVGELGYSYGYGYNNNGYGYHEDAKQESNWLGKLAGRK
- a CDS encoding polysaccharide biosynthesis/export family protein, which produces MNRIIRLNTVLSVLIFCLAAFSCVPNKKLIYLQNLEGNEAIPEESMIRYEQPEYRLQYNDIIDIQVMTPDDIIESGFNNSASSSQSSMMMGQIASSGGDVYYMSGYSVDVNGNVRIPIVGEVNVMNLTVEDVRKKLEVKLKDYLSGEFYVRVKLGGIRFSAIGEFRHPGKYVVLQDRMTILEAIAQAGDLSTVAKRNEVLLIRQYPEGSKLHRINLTDRHLIESPFYFIQPNDQLYAEPMKVRELGSGVNATQTLTLITTSITAVALVLNLFN
- a CDS encoding ATP-binding protein, with translation MNSNRIFELVSKILHQYYESNQSLGFSDIISKLIQSKVADNIFLVRKEFSDGAEKSEKIAHFLDEDSIQEIITDHNLLTDLMGKEDHLNTSLDQLYRSGLKLHIGEKQLNSLLIFSLKLENIDGWLVMGRLEENGSFSLEEVAGLKILLHAISRRKTLIQEKNFEEKKPNHVSDEVCPAKDGEDLLNGFPSPSFWFSHESQKVVYANHGFLEAYTLKGDAGGKQINDLVHLPDKAHSFYELVSHQRDVKNLEARIWNERDERFRWCSLYAGHLDIRGVKGVVVTVHDIQKRKDIEKKAVKLNQLLKAVNETQISFFVKDNFHNTLRKLLDAIVKITGSEYGFIGEVFKDENGDPYLKTHVVSEIAWSNEMLKKFGNKYHRGLDFRNLDTLFGECLKTGENVIANEVKKDPRSGGIPMGHIYMNRFMGIPVYKEGEMVGLMGFANRKEPYDLEDVTFLQPIIEGYGSFIKAIRYTRQRYKSDLLREESETMYEILSENTGDILMLCSPDLKVTYVSPSVEKVIGYQPDDIVGRMLWEFFDFEKEVFQEVGTEKVLKVKHKDGRRTVILEFLLKDMGYAGTMVGFLGTFRNVTERETALMSLRKNLHKERELSQLKSRFIRMTSHELRTPLTTLLSSAELMGVLIDGFKDDEPIKHKMKNHTQKMSNQINRLMRLINDILILEKNTAGKDQIKKEHIDIIAYLKEIIENDFKLEDNEANIVLDFPLQERQVYSDPVWLGYIVKNILENAIKYSKSTAERPILGLKYEEEVFKIEVRDFGIGIPLEDQKYIFGSFFRGKNASNIRGAGLGLNIVKEFVDRLGGEIGFTSCEKDGTMFTVTLPYGSKTEYLEAPKLR
- a CDS encoding LytTR family DNA-binding domain-containing protein, whose translation is MKKILIVEDELDLAENLEEILSVIGYKVSAIISDGDMVLDYLKRSQPDLILMDVLIDGEIDGIDLAKKIKETTQIPIIFLTAYSDKMILDRISKVIYEGYLLKPFHIETLKTCLYLAFKNVETPSLKPKQHTLKIRDKGFMVPVPVEEITFLEADGLYTKVHTVSKPYTIRDILKDVTEKLPHDSFLRIHKSFTININHIHSFNAKELTVGQHIIPMRRGFLKKLKGILEDRKILSVN
- a CDS encoding NAD-dependent epimerase, producing the protein MRYLVTGTAGFIGFHVAIKLLERGDEVIGVDSINDYYDVNLKLARLRATGIPIEALAWEKKVQSTTCPLYTFVKLDLSKKEAFMSLMEESSVDVVIHLAAQAGVRYSLECPDAYIQANIQGFLNVLEGCRHYPVKHLVYASSSSVYGANKAMPFSTEHAVDHPVSLYAATKKSNELMAHTYSHLFHIPTTGLRFFTVYGPWGRPDMAMFLFADAIKKGQPIKVFNHGKMERDFTYVDDIVEGVIRVADQPSQGSPEWDKEPKTSCSYAPYKVYNIGNSKPVRLMDYITELEIAMGKKADKVMMPMQAGDVVSTYADVSDLTSDTGYSPNTPLRHGVEKFVEWYKDYFKMANALTRDK